AAGGACTTGTTATGTTTGAGCACACCTCTTTGATTTGTAAGACCCTCCACCATATTATAGTGGTGATGAGTAGCGGCGATCACACGAATGGCATGTCTGTGATTGGAGTTCCGCTTCATGAACGTCTCCTCTGCCTCTCGGGCGgcatttttcttcacaaaGTAGAAAGGACTGAAGGACTCAATCCACCACGGTTGGTAGGTATACAAGTTCTCGTCTTTTCTAGTTGGTTGAAAGAAGTATGCCAACCCAAGCAACGAGATGGATGTTAGGGAATATAAAATGATAAGTACCGAAGAAACCATGTTGACTTGCTTCCACAGCTCATATGCCAGTATGCTTAAGAAATGAATAAATGGCACAAAAGCAGCAGGAATAGTCATTGCAATAACTAGTAAGACGACTCCGTAGAGTGTGAGCATGACCCCCCAGAAGAGCCTTCTGGAACCACCAACAGGGTGTCTCCAAGTAAAGAttctttgggcaagaaTCAAGTTGAATGTGACAAGAATAACCGACGGAAGGATTAAAAACAACTCACTGGTCAAAGCGGCGGGAACATTCGGCACATTCTTGACCCATACGATTCTCAAAGCGAATCCCAAGATTCGAAGAACACAATTCCAGCTCCAGATGATTGAAATCCAAAAGTAGTGTCCTCTAGAGTAATTCAAAGCAAATACCAAAGCATGAGCAATGGCTAGCACGCTAAATAGGCCGACCATAATCGCACTAGGCACAATATCCCTTTCCCTGGGGAATCCGCCAAACAAATTCATCTGTGCCGCTATAGcaaatttcatcaattgagGTGATATTTCGTGGCCTATTAGGTTTCTTGTGTAAACAATAAGAGGCATGATTCCCGTTCCACTAGCAGGGTGGTTGAGAAAGTACCGAAAGACCATGAAGGTCCCCTCAACCATCGTAAACTTCGAGAAGTCAGAGGGGTCTGTTGCAAATTCATCAGGTGGCATTAGAAAATTTCGAAAATATTGAAGCCAGGGTATACGCCTACTACAAAGTGAAGGGCATCTACAGTTCTATATATCCGGCCGTTGGACGCCCATTTTCTGCTATACATCCGGGCATTAACCTCGACACAAAGGGCCTCGACGGATATAACGCATCTTGGTTTGTGAGGAAATGTGGCTTTGTTCCAACGGCGCTGGGCTTTTTACAATGAGCGGAAAAATCCCGGGGATACAATACGTAGTCCAGTTGCTCGTGAAATGGTAAGGGTTTGATTGACATACATAAATCATTCGGCAGAAAACCTCAAACTAAGAAATGAATCACCTTTCGATATACCTCGGGCCAGTCGAAACACAACCCATGATTATGCGGAGTAATGTCAAGATAATCTAAACCTTCAAGTTAACGGCTTGTATTCGAGACCAATGCAAGGGCTCTTTTGGGAGTCAAATTCCTGTATATGCAAGATATAATTTGCCTATTTCGGTAATTCTCGAGAAGGTAAACAGCTTACGATACAGCTTATAGCAGAAAATAAGTATTAATTGGCAAATACCTTTTTAGAAGTGGAACATAGactcgtcatcatcagcatccTCAAGATGTTTGAcatctctctttttttctggctTCTCCAGTGGAAACTGGAATGACAGACTGTCTGTCGTCTTCCTGTCGTCATCGACATCGTCGGTCGGGTATGGAGGCTCAACCTTGTCGTAAGATAAGGGCAGATCGGATGTATAGGCCTTTGAGACATTTGAAGCGCTTCCTTCTGTGCTCGAACGTGGGGTATAAATATCTTCCTCGTCGCTCTCCTCGGACTCGGATGGATAGAAGCTTTGCTCTGCAGTAATGATGGCTCTCACTTGAGGAGGCAAGATGTCTGGTCTGTAGAATCTCAAATCGACTCTTCCAATAAGATAAATTAAGTTGACAATAGTTTCGAGAACACCCCACACGATGTATCCGATGATAGGTTTCGAAATTAAATTCTCATATCTCTTCCATTTGAACTGGAAAAGTACAATACATCGTAAGATTGCTCcaaccaaaatcaaggcaGTTGTAGCCACGATCATGAACATAGAAACGTTATGAGTCAAACTACCTCTTTCGTTCGTGAGACCCTCCACTTGATTGAAAAGGTGGTGAGTAGCAGCGATGACTCGAATTGCGTGTCTATGGTTGTGATTACGTCTCATGAATGTCATTTCTGCTCTCTGTGCTGCACCTTTCTCGACGAAGTATGTTGGAGCAAACGATTTGATCCACCTGGCTGGTAAGTGTAAAGATTCTCATCCTTCGTCGTTGGAGGAAATAGATAGGATAAGGCAAGCAAGGAAACCGATGTCATAACATAAAGAATGACAATAATACCACACGCCTGGTTCACTTTAGCCCATTTCTCATAGGAGGCATAACTTACGTAGTAAAGGTAGGGgaccaaagaagcagtgaCGATAATGGCAATGAACACAAATACTAATGCATACATTCCCAACATGATTCCCCAGAAAAGCCATCTGGAACCACCCACAGGATGACGCCATGTGAACAACCGCTGCGTCAATATCAAGTTAAGCGAGACGATCAAGTAGGCCGGcacaatttgcaaaacttCACAAGACAAACCTATATTGATCTGCAATATATCTGTACTCCAGTAGGCTCTCATTGCGTATGCTGGGACTTTCATGAGCCCATAAATAATAAATCCGATCTGTACCCAGAAATAGTGTCCTCGgaagaagtttgtgaaAAATATTGCAGTATGACATAGCAATAACACAAAGAATATTACGGTGAAGGCAATTGATGGAGCCATATCCCACCTTGTGGGGTAACCACCCATCAAAACGTTTTGCACACCAATGTTGTACTGAATGAGAATATCAGGTAACTGATCACCTAAAAGGTTTTGCCCTATCTTGATAATTTTGCTGATACCTGTTCCTGGCGCACCTCCGTTGGAAATAGCCCCGAGAAATTTCATAAGCCCACCCGTGGGCGAATCATCATAGTTCATGGTGGAATTAAGTAACTTTGCTTGCTCAGAATTGTCGTTATACAGTGCAAGGTGGAAAGCTTTTAATCAATAAGTATAG
This region of Candidozyma auris chromosome 6, complete sequence genomic DNA includes:
- a CDS encoding DUF3112 domain-containing protein; translated protein: MVEGTFMVFRYFLNHPASGTGIMPLIVYTRNLIGHEISPQLMKFAIAAQMNLFGGFPRERDIVPSAIMVGLFSVLAIAHALVFALNYSRGHYFWISIIWSWNCVLRILGFALRIVWVKNVPNVPAALTSELFLILPSVILVTFNLILAQRIFTWRHPVGGSRRLFWGVMLTLYGVVLLVIAMTIPAAFVPFIHFLSISAYESWKQVNMVSSVLIILYSLTSISLLGLAYFFQPTRKDENLYTYQPWWIESFSPFYFVKKNAAREAEETFMKRNSNHRHAIRVIAATHHHYNMVEGLTNQRGVLKHNKSLLIVSVSTILIFVGALFRSITIFQNKTNYDSSWVCDYRLLIVIYGGFEAFINVLYLVGRVDLRFYRPDRLPAKVRAIITAEQTFFNSPVTSEDEDDDAISSGSDGYSKTDSFSDQGSFEFIETAIPSESVSDKHVLTKNEFERGVDDLRSDSSSTVSDFQF